ttgtTTATTACTCTTTTTGTGACAATTCGCTTCTGTTTTCAGGCAAGGAAAATTGAGTTTGACAGAGTTATTTGTGGTCACCAAATTGAATCAACAGTCTTggatgcaaaaaatatttttggaactGAAAAATCTCTTCATGTCTGATGTCAAGCTCTGTGTTACACATCACTATCAGCAtccaaatattcatttttttctagttgGCTTTGTGGTTTGCCATCAGTCTATCACTCTGATTCCTATTCATGCGACTCTCATGCAACACTTAGGAGCTAATAAGATACAATACGgtttaaatggaaaaagaacAATACGGCAGCAAATTGATAACATCATTTTACAGTTGTTGGCAGTTTGAGATTGAAAGCATTGTATTCCCTGTATGTGATTTATTAAGGGAAATATTTTAACAAAGGTAATGTGATTCCAATATTTATATGACTCACCAGTTTTTGAGGCTCGATTGAACAGACACAGCTGTTTGGTTCATCATTTCATTCAAGGAAACACAGTTTTCgtgtcatcatttgaatttggaagCCCTGCTGGAAAGTGACAAAGTTTAAAGCCTGACTTAAATGTATTTGTGTGTCCTCAGCAATCATTTAACACAGGGCGAGTCAACCCTGAAAGATCGCACAAACTCAGCTTGTGTCCATGACAACCGCCTCCAGCTGGCAGTTCAGCGTCAAGGTAAATAGCGTTCATTTCTGTGAGCTTTTTACATCATAAATCCATGAAATAGTCATATCGGGAATGGCCTTAAATGGTGGCTGTTGAGAGCCTCTGCTCAGTCCTGGTAGGTCCTTCAAAGACACAACTACAAATAAGAACCATAGTCACCACTGGATGGCTACGAGGGAAAACAAACATAATAGCATTTAGGTCACCCACAGCATAGCATTATtcgaaaaatattttcatatttttattacaaACTGTTAAGAAATAGTCTCGCCTCAGAATCTTACTTTTGGGTTTGCAATCCAACATTGTATTTGCTTGCTTTTGTAATCAAAAGACTTGAGACGATAGGAAAAGAAGTACCTTGAAGTTGCTTGTTTTTACCGTATTGCTACTTTAAGACACTTTAATGTAAAGAAGCAAATTGGTCTAAGATGTTTGATTTGAGATAGTAAAAAAAGGGGGATGTtacttgagtttgagtttgaaatGTCATGTCATGGCTTTGCTCTTTTAGATGAAAGTCATCCATCATCATTCCATGTCAGAGAGAATGAAAGCAATGTCATCATGTGCAGCCTATGTTTTTGCACTTCTAGGGAAACAAGTttaattaatcattttaaattagaTACCGTATGAGCCACACAAACCTTTTGTagcactcattcattcattttccgagcctatcccaggtgacctAACCCTAAACTGGTTACCATTCACATATAGAGACAGACAATTAGATTTAAAATCTGTTGCATCACCTGAAAGCTTTTAAATAACGTTTTTCATGGTGACTTTGAATTTACATAACATTTCAAGGACTCTAAAGTGACTTTCATATTGTGCCCTGTGAGTCACAGTTGACTTGGTGATTTCAATtgtgacaacacacacacacactcgcatgGTAATTAGACGTGACTGTCGTCTTAGCAAATACGTCGTTTGCATTTGGAACGTGAGCTAGCTGCCACTATGCTAAAGCACTTATggttattttcatttatacGTGCTTAATCAACTGTCTGTACAATGTTTGGTGCAGAATTATGCATGCAAGGTACACATTTGGGCCATCCTGTTTTACAATAACATACTGTATAAAAACACTGTCGTACTTAACATGGTCGTAAATACTCGCCAAACATTGAAGCGGCTCTggaaaatggaatgaaatgcAGTTTTGTGTGGTGCACCTTTAACATTAAATCTAATGGCAGGCCTTGAACGAGCAGATGCTGGAGAGAAATCAATTACTAATGACTTTACCGCAATAAAATTGAGCAGAAGCCACAAACAGGAAAATTCTTCTCTTTCTAACTTTTTCCCAATATTAATAGTCCAATGTGGTGTACGTATAACATACATGTGTATTTTCAACAATATAATTGAGTGTTATTTATGCTGTGAATTTGTTGAATTATTTACAATCGATTATTTAGCAACTTGTAATAGAAGCATACCGCTTATTAAAACGTCAAGGATTTCTGGAGTCTTGATAACAATTAAAAgtgcataataataatattttgataaaaaTACTAACATTTGAGGATAATCATTAAATACACAGGATGCGGTGTTGTGACTTTGGTATGTTCATGGGATCAAAGTGCCTGTGGtcggttttttttgtgtgtgtgttggaaaATGTAAAATCAAAGCAGCTCAGTTTTGTGTGGATACTATATAAAGCATAAAATCAGAGTGGGATAGCTCATTTTATTTCTGAATGTTTGTGAGGCCGTCCTGTAAAACCCTTCTTAGCTCCTAATGGATTATATTTCTCTGACAACCATTGAATCCAAAGGTCAGCTTCAATTCTTGATTTTGAAAGGTTAGTACCGTGTTCTCACTATTTGCACGATACATATAtgtgatacatatatatatatatatttttttttggaagtcCAGGAAACCTTCTTcctaaagtttatttttttagctatttCCAAAAGCTATTGTCTAATCTCAGCCCTTCATACCTCTCAGGAAGAACTAGACCAAAGGGCACGCACTGTCTTGGTTGTGGTACCTTAACAAAAATACTTGCTTCCTTTTCCGTGTTTCCTTCTTGGACgatatttttcatagttttctttgttgtttcCCTCACCAAACGGTGagccattgtttaaaaaaaaatgaactcgcCCTTTTAAGTATGCCTTTGTCTCATAAAAGTAAGGGGTAGTTATGTGAAGCATTTCCCATGAGATCAAATAgtcattttagtcatttcattctttctctctcattgtccttcttttttttttttttaaataaaccacAAACCAGAGCcgcattggcagccattgacggcaatagatgtcgAAACCATTTTCAAGTGAGTTGATAAAACGGGATGAAATAAGGTAtctttttaatataatatgaATTAAGATATATTGTCGTCATTCAGTTGCAAATTTGCCAGATGTGAGCAGCTCTTACATGAATTTCTGCCATGTCATTGGTTAATTTGAACAGGTGTAAGGTAATGGTTCTCTGGTGGCAATCCAAGCAGACTAAATAGTGGGAGCTCATGTGGCATTACGCAAGCACACACTAATCTATCCCCAGTTGTATGTGCACGCTGTCCAGTGTACTATTGATGATTAGAATCGTCTGCCATTGGTTGGCAAGAGGAAAAACTCACCGTGTTCCCATCGATGTTTTGAGAACAATGTGGTTTTTTCAGGCCCTGGGGAGCTCCGGCTGGTCTCCAGCAACGCTTACCTTTTTAATGAAACATCTGCATGCGCACAACACACTCCCTGCTTCTTCTAATCAAATCACTCGCATGGAGGTCCACACCGAACAAGCCAACCCGATCTGTGGCCACCTACAACCCTTCAGCCCGTCTCAAACTCGATTTCCTTTTCTTCCATCGCACGCCTCAAGCTTTTTTAGGCTGCAATGCAAAACCAAGTATAGATCGATTTCAAACTCAAGATTATTGTAATTTTCGCTAATGTTCTCTCCATGCATCCACTCATCTCATTCAGATCTAGTTAGCTTTTTGTATAGTCCACAATGGGGAACACTTTGATTGAATTGGATGAAAGTTCATTAACTCACACGTTTGTTGTTGTCCTATAGCGACAACATTCTTGTCTTAAAATCTGCagcttttactttttttcccctgtaatATGGCTTATCACTACTCCTTTAGTAAAGTCCTTCCTTTGAACAGATTGCCTTGACCAAACCCTGACCTGATTTTGTGCCGCAAATCATATTTAATAAATGTGAACGCTGATCTTACTTGAGTAAAAGTTTTGGCGACTCTGCCCCCTATGTTTTACAGTGGTAACAGATTAATTATAATCAAACTATAACTTTATTCAGAATAAATTAATGACTTGTATGTTATATAAATACTGTTGTATATAATGTAGTGGCCACTGTTCCTGGAAAGGTTAAAAAGATGCAGGACTCAAATGATATGAAACCATTTGTCATCCATGAGGCGATTCTGATCacctcatttcattttccttcCTATTCGTCGACAAAACTGTTTCCAAACCCTTTTTTAAAAGACGCACAAGCGCGCCTCTCCCCAACGCAACAACCCCCGTGTTGAAATTTTAACGAGCAGGCCACGTTGAATGATTTAAAGCGGTCATTTGGCGTAGAAGGTTTCGCAAATAGCACATGTTTGACAGTGAGCGACGAGGAGCGAGGGCACGTTTTGACAGATTCCTCAGCAGTGTGCAGCCGGGGAGAAAGGGGCGTTCACCGGTTAGTGTCAAACTAACTGCGTGAGTCAATTTCCGCCAGCATCACCGCAGTTGCAAGGAAGCtttgtaacaaaaataaaagcacttttCTTAATTGGCATATGGATAACTCCCccaaaacttgattttttctAACCTGAGTCGTTTTGGCAATGTAAAAGGTTAATAAGACAACTTACACGTGGTGCTAAGGGGCGTGGTGACGGTGCTTTCATGGTGAGCTTTTACTTTGACACGAAACAAGCAGAATTGGTATTACGCAATAACGCTGATTTGACGTCTCCCCACTAACTGTCCGCCCTGCCTACCCAGACTTCGCAGCAGAATGCGGCCGCTCTTTACACGCGCTCACTCTTATATAACTTTAACGTGCGCGTCAAACTCGACCGGCGCTCTCCACGGGTTGACACTTTCCCACTTTTAGAAGATCCGTCGGACTCGCCTGTGGATTTTTCTTCCGTGTTTTCGACCCTGTCCACCTCCCGATTCTTAAAGAAAACTGGAGCCAGGTTTTCGCTTCGGATCGTCTCCTTCACcttgtttatttagtttagttcAAGTATAGTTGCGCCCAGCGAGGAGATTTATGCACGCGACTTGTGGAAGAGCGCcctttcctcattttttttttttttaattttacccctGTGTCACCTGTGTGTGGTGGTGAGCTTTCGGTAATGTCTACTTTTCCACATCTGATCGGCGTCGACTTTGCGTGAGTCATGGTTTCATGGTGAGTTTTGACAGAACATGACTTAAACGGAGAGCTGCATCCACCTGGTAAGCGTCACTCTGTAAAAGTCCGATTTTTACTGCCTCAAAGTGTTAAATTGGTAGCACCTGTAATGTTGAACGTGTTTGCAATCAGGGAGCCAACAGGTTGCATTACAATGCAATGTAAGCATGGAAACCCCGTCATTTCCTATTTAAGCGTAACGATCTGTGAGAGTAATAGAAACTTTGTACCACAAATGGCTGCATACAGTCCTTAGCCACAATAATGAGGGCACATTATATCTATCTGTTCATTTTATATGTATTAACTATTTGGCCCATTTGTCGCAAGTTACTTCTGGGGGGATGCCAGTAGAGCCTGGACCCCTCAAACAGCATATAAACGTCATTAATCATTCAAGAAACTAATAGTAACATGTTAAttcaaacaaaatttaaatcaaTACAATCAGAATTAGACTGTTTTCCCCCCATCAACAAAACAATCATTAGAACacttattatttaattaaaagaaaaatatatataaggatgggatatttacattttttccgtttttgtttaaaaatgtaaaaaagtgtGCGTTTAAAataatgtgggggaaaaaacaagacaCTATTTGCTATTATCTCATTGCCTGTcaataatagatgtccaattcctttAAAGTGGGAGGATGGTTGTAAATACATCCAACTTGATCGGTATGGCTGGCAGCGATCGGTCGCTGCCCTTTTGGCAATGgattggtggcaagccaatcactAGCGAGACAAAAAGCTACTGTTCACACCCATTGGCAGTTTCGACTTCCATCACCCAAACGTGCACATTTTGGGCATCAAACTagtattattgacaattcaaATAGAGTATTTCAAATATTGCACAAATAATAGTGCACTGTAACATTGCACATTGCAGCCATGTAGTACTGCCTTGCGTCATACTGGGAAGTGCTTCTAAGATTTTGATTGACAAAATGGGTAAAAGTTGACATGAGCAGAGGTTATTTTCTGTGCCTTGTAAACCATACAACACATTGGACACAATCAAAGACCCGTGGCCGTAAATAGCCCAGGTGGAAATTCGATCTGCTAACAAACGACTATATAACATGGCCCAAACATTAAACCTAAAAATGTGTGATTATCAtgatttcaaaacaaatactatACATGTGGGATTTGCCATTGTTTATGAGAAAAGCCCATCTCGCCTCTCAGCACATATGAACGTCACAGCAAGAGAAAGCCGGAGCAGCATAAAAGGAAGTGCAATAAACCGCTCCTTTTAACATGTGACATGCATTCGAAGCGGGACTAAGTTGCCTCAACGATACTTTGAGTCCCTCCAAATATCTGCTGTCACACTGACAGGCAGCCTCCAGTTACAGCAGTACATTCTCCAAAGTAAGGTTATCAAACAGTATTTTGCAGTCCCCTGCTTGACTTCGAGTTTAGTGTTAATGCAACTTATCTAAATGTACTTGGTGACATCtggagtgtttttttccccttttaactGAACACAAAGCTGATACACCATCATAGGCAGCCATGAAAAACTTATAAATAAATGGCAACCTGTTTCCTCATACCTTCTGCCACCTAATGGAAGCGCATTTAGATATCCAATCATTATACATTGCAACTATAGACTCCAAAACATATTTACTTGTTACATCTAAGTATTGAAGTAGCCATATTGCTATAGGAAATGCAATGTCAACTTTTCTGGGTTGTGGTAAAGGATCCCAGAGACCCTTGTGGGATAAACAGCGGTGGGAGAGAGATGTGCTCCCTCAAAGGAACTTTATGATGTTGCGCATGCCAAAGTTGTCTCTGTCCTTTTGTAGTTTTTATGTTTTCAAATTAGGTCACGATGTTATGTCCCTTTAGCACAGCCGCAATGTTATTACAGCGTGGGCAGGAGCAGGAAATGGGCTCTTTGATTCTATTGACATTTCTTTAATGCAAGGCACGTGTAGTATGAGTCCTAGCATACATAGTTAGTGCTCATTTAAACCAAAGCATACaatgttttaaatgatttttaaaaatgcattatacATTTAATTCACCCTAAGTTTATTATGGTCATATGGTATAAACTAACACTTTTGTGGTTCTGTCTCTGTTTTGTGAATGACTGTCGTTCCTGTGTTAAGATAACGAAATGGATCGGGGCAGCTCAAAGTATAACAGTAATCGAGATGACTGCGTGACATTTGTGGAGTTGGGAGTTGGACTGTGCAGTGAAGCATCTGACGCCACCGGTTCCCTGCTCAGCGCTCGCCACCCAAACGCCGCAGTTCGGAACGGGGATGGAAACAAGATGGAGCCCGGGATTCTACTGAACCCTCGCCAGCGGCAGCCTCAGGTTTCATTCGAAGGTTCAGACACAAACAGTCATAAAATGATCATACTGGATAAACCACAACAGGATTCCGGGGTGTTTGACATAGAGGAAGATTTGGAACTACTGAACCAGAATAAACCCGATCCGGACAACGGCGCCATATCTGTCATCAACACATCGGTCCTGGGAAATCTTCCTCTGCATGACCTTTTCCCCCAGGACATCAAACAGGAAGGAGACTTCTTTCTAGATAAAGGATTGGGATGTCACAGCGGACTTCCCTCCGCAGCGTCTTACGATGTGACAGGCAGTGGTAATCGATTGATCGAGGACTGCGATCTTTGGAAAAACCTGGACCTTCCGGGATCCCTACCAGAAATTAGCGAATTTGAGTTGAATTCCGAAGTAGCTCATTTGGATTACATCCTGCACGAAGGCCGCAGACCGGCGGGGGACTTAGCCTTAGCGAAAGCGTCCGTGAGCAACGCCGCCGACTGTCACAACGCTAACAACAGGAGCCAGCATCATCCCGCTGTGCTCCAACAGCATCACCCTCATATGCAGCACCAGCTTCACTACCCACATCAACAGCCCAGTTCTCTTCTTTCCACCGTCACTGTCAAGGAGGAGGGCCCCGGCCACTCTTTCGCCCACATTGTCACTATTGGCGCAGTTAAAGAAGAGAATCCGCAGTCTGCATTCTGCCAGTCGCAGTGTGCCCGGGGAGGCCTGGCTCCTGTTCATTTAGGAGTTCCTATGTCTGCTTCTATAGGCATGGACGCAGTTCCCGGCTACCATTGCAGATCCAGCATGGGCCAGCAAAATCAGAAGCCATTTGCCATGCATGCTAATCCGACCTCAGTGGGCGAAAGCTTTATGCGAGGGGATGGGTATCAAGATGCCATCATGATTAAAAGGGCCAACGATGTTCTCCCCAACACTGCGTTGTTGGCGCCATACCCGCTGAGCTTCTCCAGGTAGGTGACATTTTACAGTTATTGTTACTTGTAGCGTGAGAAAAgacactgagaaaaacataACGAAACCAAGGTAGGACGTAGATGataatgaaagaaaaagcacatgaatgaaaatgaacacAAATCTTGCATCCTCAAACAAATGATAAAGTTATGGATAAGCAGTGCAGGAAGGTGATGAAGAATACACATGGCAAtatatattggaaaaaaaataacaagagagGAACATTTTAGCATCTTTCTAGTTTGTGTGCAGTGCACTTAGAATTTAATGGCAACCGCACCCAGGTGCAACTCCCTGCACGTCTTaaagagaagacaaaaaaagacggATGACAAGtagccaaaaaaacaacaacacagaaTATAAGTAAGATACGTAAGAAGTAGTAAGTATCCTAGACCAGGAATGGCTTCTGACCTTGCATAAATATTAAATGCAATTTGATAGTGTGCACCTGATTTATGCTAACTATACACCTTTAGTCATTTACTGCCACTGATGTTGCTAGACAAGAGCTGCTCTAAAATTTGCCTGTTCTTACAGTAACGTGTTGTGTAATACTACTTAGAAAACTATGATAAAAAGATCAATAACTTTAAAGTGATTTAATCAATTAACTTATTGTCTGTAATCGGCAGCGATATATGTCTGCCTTCTGTGGGACTTAGCTCTCCTTTAAGATGGATGAATCACGGAAATGTGATTGATCAATTTCAGCCATCTCAGTTTAAAGGGATGCGACGTTGATCACTGTTGTCAtcggcagcaaatgagttaagaTTTCAATCTGTTTCTAAACCTGGTCATCTGTATGAGCATATTATGACAAGAGTACAACAAGATTGAAACAGATGAGATTATGAGGTTAGGAAGTGAATATGCTTTGCGGAAATCTGAAATAGATTCCTGTTGTGCTGCTGAAGTCAATTTAAGAGCACTTTGTCGCTGCACTTTACCGCCCCACGAGAAATCATGAGGGTGCATTTGGAAAAGTTACAGGTGCCTCTA
The nucleotide sequence above comes from Stigmatopora argus isolate UIUO_Sarg chromosome 22, RoL_Sarg_1.0, whole genome shotgun sequence. Encoded proteins:
- the LOC144068530 gene encoding glucocorticoid receptor-like isoform X1 is translated as MDYISLTTIESKGQLQFLILKDNEMDRGSSKYNSNRDDCVTFVELGVGLCSEASDATGSLLSARHPNAAVRNGDGNKMEPGILLNPRQRQPQVSFEGSDTNSHKMIILDKPQQDSGVFDIEEDLELLNQNKPDPDNGAISVINTSVLGNLPLHDLFPQDIKQEGDFFLDKGLGCHSGLPSAASYDVTGSGNRLIEDCDLWKNLDLPGSLPEISEFELNSEVAHLDYILHEGRRPAGDLALAKASVSNAADCHNANNRSQHHPAVLQQHHPHMQHQLHYPHQQPSSLLSTVTVKEEGPGHSFAHIVTIGAVKEENPQSAFCQSQCARGGLAPVHLGVPMSASIGMDAVPGYHCRSSMGQQNQKPFAMHANPTSVGESFMRGDGYQDAIMIKRANDVLPNTALLAPYPLSFSSSSPRAGADSNSALVPAQSKINGQGNKVCLVCSDEASGCHYGVVTCGSCKVFFKRAVEGWRARQKSDGQHNYLCAGRNDCIIDKIRRKNCPACRFRKCLQAGMNLEARKNKKLDKARQRNNRGGLQHVPAVKMAVIPASLPQLVPAMLSVLQAIEPEIIYSGYDGTLPDTSPRLMSTLNKLGGQQVISAVKWAKSLPGFRNLHLDDQMMLLQCSWLFLMSFSLGWRSYKQCNGNMLCFAPDLIINQDRMKLPYMAGQCKQMLKICTELVRLEVSYEEYLCMKVLLLLSTVPKDGLKSQGVFDEIRLMYIKELGKAIVKRDENTSQNWQRFYQLTKLLDSMQGMVEDLLQICFYTFMNKRLAVEFPEMLAEIITNQIPKVKDGSVKQLLFHQK
- the LOC144068530 gene encoding glucocorticoid receptor-like isoform X2; protein product: MDYISLTTIESKGQLQFLILKDNEMDRGSSKYNSNRDDCVTFVELGVGLCSEASDATGSLLSARHPNAAVRNGDGNKMEPGILLNPRQRQPQVSFEGSDTNSHKMIILDKPQQDSGVFDIEEDLELLNQNKPDPDNGAISVINTSVLGNLPLHDLFPQDIKQEGDFFLDKGLGCHSGLPSAASYDVTGSGNRLIEDCDLWKNLDLPGSLPEISEFELNSEVAHLDYILHEGRRPAGDLALAKASVSNAADCHNANNRSQHHPAVLQQHHPHMQHQLHYPHQQPSSLLSTVTVKEEGPGHSFAHIVTIGAVKEENPQSAFCQSQCARGGLAPVHLGVPMSASIGMDAVPGYHCRSSMGQQNQKPFAMHANPTSVGESFMRGDGYQDAIMIKRANDVLPNTALLAPYPLSFSSSSPRAGADSNSALVPAQSKINGQGNKVCLVCSDEASGCHYGVVTCGSCKVFFKRAVEGQHNYLCAGRNDCIIDKIRRKNCPACRFRKCLQAGMNLEARKNKKLDKARQRNNRGGLQHVPAVKMAVIPASLPQLVPAMLSVLQAIEPEIIYSGYDGTLPDTSPRLMSTLNKLGGQQVISAVKWAKSLPGFRNLHLDDQMMLLQCSWLFLMSFSLGWRSYKQCNGNMLCFAPDLIINQDRMKLPYMAGQCKQMLKICTELVRLEVSYEEYLCMKVLLLLSTVPKDGLKSQGVFDEIRLMYIKELGKAIVKRDENTSQNWQRFYQLTKLLDSMQGMVEDLLQICFYTFMNKRLAVEFPEMLAEIITNQIPKVKDGSVKQLLFHQK